From a single Fulvivirga ulvae genomic region:
- a CDS encoding DUF2911 domain-containing protein yields MLFKKGAMRLSIAFIAMVAILACNSGGPSHQSGERDSASTEIEHDEEKPVIASPRRLVEGKIGDVKVSVDYGSPGVKDRKIWGGLESYGKVWRAGANETTSFEFSGDMVIGDVVVPAGKYGFYLIPNKNKDWVAIINTDWSREEHGAWGAYNYNKKHDVVRINIQPRWEEESQERLQYDITENTIDMSWEKVRISLPVTPANK; encoded by the coding sequence ATGTTGTTTAAAAAAGGAGCCATGAGGCTAAGCATAGCATTTATTGCAATGGTGGCAATACTTGCCTGCAATTCAGGAGGACCTTCTCATCAATCCGGAGAAAGAGACAGTGCCTCAACGGAGATTGAACATGACGAGGAAAAACCCGTGATTGCCAGTCCGAGAAGGCTGGTTGAGGGTAAAATTGGAGATGTAAAGGTAAGTGTGGATTATGGTTCGCCCGGTGTGAAGGATCGAAAGATATGGGGAGGGCTTGAATCATACGGCAAGGTTTGGAGAGCAGGAGCCAATGAGACCACTTCGTTTGAATTTAGTGGCGATATGGTAATCGGCGATGTGGTAGTGCCCGCGGGGAAATATGGTTTTTACCTCATCCCCAATAAGAATAAAGACTGGGTGGCTATTATAAACACTGACTGGAGCAGGGAAGAGCATGGAGCCTGGGGAGCTTATAATTATAATAAAAAGCATGATGTGGTCAGGATAAATATTCAACCCCGCTGGGAGGAAGAAAGCCAGGAGAGACTACAGTATGACATTACTGAAAACACCATAGATATGTCCTGGGAGAAAGTCCGGATATCACTACCCGTAACACCCGCGAATAAATAG